A stretch of Henckelia pumila isolate YLH828 chromosome 4, ASM3356847v2, whole genome shotgun sequence DNA encodes these proteins:
- the LOC140862895 gene encoding uncharacterized protein: MTEPARRTLRELANPNVTQQPLCIQFPIEADFELKSGLIHLLPTFRGLAGEDPHKNLKEFHIVCTTMKPQGITEEQISLRAFPFSLAGKANDWLYYLPSGTIITWNDMKQQFLEKFFPA, encoded by the coding sequence ATGACAGAACCAGCTCGAAGAACTCTCAGGGAGTTGGCTAATCCTAATGTTACTCAACAACCATTATGCATTCAATTCCCTATTGAAGccgattttgaattaaaatctggTTTGATTCACTTGTTACCAACTTTTcgtggtcttgcaggtgaagacCCGCATAAGAATTTGAAGGAATTCCACATTGTTTGCACAACTATGAAACCTCAAGGTATTACAGAGGAACAAATTTCACTGCGAGCTTTCCCATTCTCTCTGGCTGGCAAGGCTAATGATTGGCTCTACTATTTGCCCTCTGGAACTATAATAACTTGGAATGACATGAAACAACAATTTTTGGAAAAGTTCTTCCCAGCTTAG